One genomic region from Desulfobacteraceae bacterium encodes:
- a CDS encoding toll/interleukin-1 receptor domain-containing protein, protein MSVFISYSSQDKEFVRRLAHDLNSRGNWVWFGSGKRSCHDSNSASENDSNFSGL, encoded by the coding sequence ATGAGCGTTTTCATCAGCTACAGCTCCCAGGATAAGGAATTTGTCCGGCGTCTCGCCCACGATCTTAACAGCCGTGGGAATTGGGTCTGGTTCGGCTCGGGTAAAAGAAGCTGCCATGACTCAAATTCCGCATCAGAGAATGACTCAAATTTTAGCGGTCTTTGA